One region of Carassius gibelio isolate Cgi1373 ecotype wild population from Czech Republic chromosome A1, carGib1.2-hapl.c, whole genome shotgun sequence genomic DNA includes:
- the LOC128017230 gene encoding mitochondrial import inner membrane translocase subunit Tim10, with protein sequence MDPMKAQQLAAELEVEMMADMYNRMTNACHKKCVPPHYKEAELSKGEAVCLDRCVAKYLDLHERLGRKLTELSVQDEEVMRKAAVGTG encoded by the exons ATGGACCCCATGAAAGCGCAGCAGCTCGCCGCGGAGCTGGAGGTTGAAATGATGGCTGACATGTATAACCG CATGACCAATGCATGTCACAAGAAGTGTGTTCCTCCTCATTACAAGGAGGCAGAACTTTCAAAGGGGGAAGCTGTGTGTCTGGACCGCTGTGTCGCCAAATACTTGGACCTGCATGAGAGACTTGGTCGGAAACTCACTGAGCTCTCTGTTCAGGATGAGGAGGTGATGAGGAAGGCCGCTGTGGGCACTGGATAG
- the LOC128017146 gene encoding protein unc-93 homolog B1: protein MAAVITEDNVYSEAEVNGAPPADGEGQEQLRGPDGNIQGQVEEFLGPHPDYDEEEEERKYYRRKRLGVVKNVVGASCGGMIVYSVYMGLLQMQLILHYDETYREVKYGTLGLEDIDNKMLMGINVTPIVGLLYTPVLIRFLGTKWMMFLASGIYALFVSTNYWERYYTLVPSAVAIGIVIVPLWASLGNYITRMAQQYYEYVNYKDEHVQEQKKPPKGAFHPYIIIFQSVFYIVFHLSFVFAEFPMVLFLNYYLNDYKHTLYKVPQCGASGKGVIENLNKTVLHSLPRSLLLIEVESVLMGAAFLAMLIFLVLCGAAYRPTEEIDLRSIGWGNIFQLPFKHLRDYRLRLLCPFFIFSGFEMLFAVQGIILSYGVCTVGMEKLWLLVMVYGLSSSICSGLALALLRLPRQIILLVGAFVHFVLIITLMCWSPPPREPSYLPYLLVLSALWGLGTALNKTGLSTLLGMLYEDKERLDFVFTIYHWWQAIAIFIVYLWSALPMRAKLGLLLLTLIVASFCYVQMERRLAKRIPFRLPRIPRPRHKVKGYRYLEEENSDESDTDLSDVDDEEKDEDERELVEEDRNTDDDSQGSPGPERSRVRDRRRKNDNAAYEQAGEREDYVHHTRD from the exons ATGGCAGCAGTGATCACTGAAGATAACGTGTACAGCGAGGCTGAAGTGAACGGCGCGCCCCCTGCTGATGGAGAGGGTCAAGAGCAGCTGCGCGGTCCTGATGGAAACATCCAGGGACAG GTGGAGGAGTTTCTCGGCCCACATCCTGACtacgatgaggaggaggaggagcgcaAGTACTACAGACGAAAGAGGCTGGGCGTAGTGAAGAACGTGGTGGGGGCCAGTTGCGGAGGAATGATCGTCTACAGCGTCTACATGG GTCTGTTACAGATGCAGTTAATTCTGCACTACGATGAGACCTACCGAGAGGTCAAGTACGGCACTTTAGGGCTGGAGGATATCGACAACAAAATGCTGATGGGCATCAACGTTACACCTATTGTCGGCCTGCTCTACACGCCGGTGCTCATTAG ATTTCTTGGCACTAAATGGATGATGTTCCTGGCATCAGGCATCTATGCTCTCTTTGTTTCAACCAATTACTGGGAGCGATATTACACTCTCGTACCATCAGCTGTGGCCATTGGGATTGTCATCGTTCCTCTTTGGGCATCACTGGGAAACTACATCACCAG AATGGCCCAGCAGTATTATGAGTATGTGAACTACAAGGACGAACATGTCCAGGAGCAGAAGAAGCCCCCCAAAGGAGCCTTCCATCCTTACATCATCATTTTCCAGTCTGTATTCTACATTGTTTTCCAT CTGAGTTTCGTGTTTGCCGAGTTCCCCATGGTGCTGTTCCTCAATTACTATCTGAATGATTACAAACACACTCTCTACAAAGTCCCTCAGTGCG gagCCTCGGGGAAAGGGGTGATAGAGAATTTAAATAAGACAGTTTTGCACAGCTTGCCTCGCTCTCTGTTGCTCATCGAGGTCGAGAGTGTGCTCATGGGAGCAGCCTTCCTCGCCATGCTCATC TTCCTGGTGTTGTGTGGAGCTGCGTATCGGCCCACCGAGGAAATTGACCTTCGCAGCATTGGCTGGGGGAACATCTTCCAGCTGCCCTTCAAGCACTTACGAGACTACCGTCTCCGTCTGCTCTGTCCCTTCTTCATCTTCTCTGGTTTTGAAATGCTCTTCGCCGTCCAGGGAATCATTCTG TCATATGGAGTGTGTACAGTAGGGATGGAGAAGCTGTGGTTGTTAGTTATGGTGTATGGTTTGTCATCCTCCATCTGTTCGGGCCTGGCCCTGGCGCTGCTGCGCTTGCCCAGACAGATTATTCTTCTGGTGGGTGCCTTTGTGCACTTCGTGCTAATCATAACCCTTATGTGCTGGTCACCCCCACCTCGAGAGCCCAGCTATCTTCCATATCTGTTGGTGCTCTCCGCCCTGTGGGGTCTGGGCACTGCGCTCAACAAGACTGGACTGAGCA CTCTGCTGGGGATGCTGTATGAAGACAAGGAGCGACTAGACTTTGTTTTTACCATCTACCATTGGTGGCAGGCCATTGCCATCTTCATCGTCTATCTTTGGTCTGCATTGCCTATGCGG GCAAAGCTTGGACTCCTGTTGCTGACTCTCATAGTGGCATCTTTCTGCTACGTGCAGATGGAGCGTCGCCTGGCGAAGAGAATTCCGTTCAGGTTGCCACGGATTCCCCGTCCGCGACACAAG GTCAAAGGTTACCGATACCTTGAGGAAGAAAATTCGGATGAATCCGACACGGACCTGAGTGATGTTGATGATGAGGAGAAAGATGAGGATGAGAGAGAGTTGGTTGAGGAGGACAGAAACACAGACGATGATTCCCAGGGTTCACCGGGACCGGAGAGGAGCAGGGTTAGGGACCGCAGGAGGAAAAACGACAACGCTGCCTACGAACAGGCTGGAGAGAGAGAGGACTATGTCCACCACACGAGGGACTAG
- the cryba1l2 gene encoding crystallin, beta A1, like 2 codes for MNKVTKIQTNPSTGIDMPPCFKVTVFEQEHFQGKCQELTSECRNIQERGFDNIRSIRVESGAWLGYEHHDFQGQQFVLEKGEYPHWDAYSGSLGYHVEWMMSLRPICSADHQSSRMVIYEKENFLGRNVELCDDYPSLQAMGWCDKQVGSMHVQCGAFVCYEYPGYRGQQYVMECDRHSGDYQHWRDWGSHCQTPQIQSIRRIQQ; via the exons ATGAACAAAGTTACTAAGATCCAAACAAACCCATCAACTGGGATAGACATGCCTCCTTGCTTTAAG gtgACCGTGTTCGAGCAGGAGCATTTCCAAGGCAAATGTCAGGAGCTCACCTCAGAGTGCCGCAACATCCAGGAGCGTGGGTTTGACAACATCCGCTCTATCCGCGTGGAGAGCGGCGC CTGGTTGGGATATGAGCACCATGACTTCCAGGGGCAGCAGTTTGTCCTGGAAAAAGGAGAATATCCTCACTGGGACGCCTATAGTGGCAGTCTGGGCTACCATGTGGAGTGGATGATGTCACTGCGCCCCATCTGCAGCGCT GACCACCAGAGCAGCCGCATGGTCATCTATGAGAAGGAGAACTTCCTGGGCCGTAATGTAGAGCTGTGTGACGATTACCCATCTCTTCAGGCCATGGGCTGGTGTGACAAGCAAGTGGGCTCCATGCATGTGCAGTGTGGCGC CTTTGTGTGTTACGAGTACCCTGGCTATCGAGGACAGCAGTACGTTATGGAGTGTGACAGGCACAGCGGAGACTATCAGCACTGGAGGGACTGGGGCTCCCACTGCCAGACCCCTCAGATCCAGTCCATCCGCAGAATCCAGCAGTAA
- the LOC128017196 gene encoding beta-crystallin B1-like — MSTGGEKSKPASQPDGKAAQIQKRTEMGVGNYKMYVYDQENFQGRMMEISNECMNVCEMGMDRVRSLRVECGPWVGWEQMNFCGEMYILEKGEYPRWDCWSNCHRNDYLLSFRPVRMDPEKHKICLYEVGDFKGRKMEIMDDDVPSMYTFGFTDRVGSIMVSCGTWVGYQYPGYRGSQYLLEKGDYRHFNEYGARHPQFQSVRRIRDMQWHPDGCYTMATK; from the exons ATGTCCACTGGTGGAGAGAAGTCCAAGCCTGCCTCCCAGCCTGATGGGAAGGCTGCTCAAATTCAGAAGAGAACCGAGATGGGCGTGGGAAACTACAAG ATGTATGTGTATGATCAGGAGAACTTTCAGGGCCGCATGATGGAGATCTCCAACGAGTGCATGAACGTGTGTGAAATGGGCATGGATAGAGTGCGTTCCCTCCGCGTGGAGTGCGGCCC TTGGGTGGGTTGGGAGCAGATGAACTTCTGTGGAGAGATGTACATCTTGGAGAAGGGTGAGTACCCCCGCTGGGACTGCTGGAGCAACTGCCACAGGAACGACTACCTGCTGTCCTTCAGACCTGTCAGAATG GACCCAGAAAAGCATAAGATCTGTCTTTATGAAGTTGGTGATTTCAAGGGTCGTAAGATGGAGATTATGGATGACGATGTTCCCAGTATGTACACCTTCGGCTTTACCGACCGCGTCGGCAGCATCATGGTCAGCTGTGGCAC TTGGGTGGGCTACCAGTATCCTGGTTACCGTGGCAGCCAGTACCTGCTGGAGAAGGGCGACTACCGTCACTTTAATGAGTACGGCGCCCGTCATCCCCAGTTTCAGTCCGTCAGGCGCATCCGGGACATGCAGTGGCACCCAGACGGCTGCTACACTATGGCCACCAAGTGA